GGACTGAGGGATATTTCGGCAGAAGAAATTGAGTATATTCTGAACACCGCCAAAACAATGAAATGTATTGTTACATCTAATAACAAAAAAACAGCACATTTACAGGGAAAATCAATTATTACACTATTCTACGAAAACAGTACTAGAACGAGACTTTCATTTGAACTGGCTTCCAAATACATGGGAGCCAGTGCCGCAAATATATCAGCATCAAGCAGCAGTGTACAAAAGGGCGAAACCTTAATAGACACAGGAAAAACAATTGATTCTATGGGTTCGGATATAATTATAATGAGACATCCCATGTCCGGTGCACCACATCTGCTGGCCAAGAATGTAAAATCCTCAGTAATAAACGCAGGTGACGGTATGAATGAGCATCCGACTCAAGCTTTGCTGGACATGTTTACCATACTGGAGAAGAAGGGTACATTAAAAGGCCTGAAAGTTGCCATAATAGGAGATATACTCCACAGCCGAGTTGCCAGAAGCAACATATGGGGACTGACGAAAATGGGTGCGGAGGTTAATGTAGCAGGGCCTGCTACACTGATACCGCCTGAGATTGAAAAAATAGGTGTAAATGTTTTTAGTACGGTTCAGGAAGCAATGCTTGATGCTGACGTTGTCATGGGTCTTAGAATTCAACTGGAGCGTCAGAAAAAAGGATTGTTCCCCACTATAAGAGAATACTCAAGGTTTTTCGGAGTAGACGATAAAAGGCTAAAGCTTGCCAAGGAGGATGCAATAGTACTGCATCCGGGTCCTGTAAACAGAGGGGTTGAGCTTTCTAGCTCAGTCACAGACGGTGAACAGTCTTTCATAGACGAACAGGTAACAAATGGCGTTGCCGTAAGAATGGCTTTGCTATATCTTTTAACAAGGAGGGGAATCGTTAATGAAGTTACTGATTAAAAACGGACATGTTTTGGACGTAAAAACCGGCTTGGACAGGGTTACCGATATATTAGCAGTAGATGGTATTATCCACGAGGTAGGAAGTAAAATAGATGAAGCAGGCTGTGAAGTAATTGATGCAACGGGCTTATATGTAACCCCGGGGCTGGTCGATGCTCACTGTCACCTGAGAGACCCCGGATATGAGTATAAGGAAGATATAGAGTCAGGAACTAGAAGTGCGGCAAAGGGAGGTTTTACCTCGGTTGCATGCATGCCAAATACCAACCCGGTACTGGACAATGAAGCAATGGTAAAGTACGTAATAAATAAGGCGAAAACCGATGGTTTTTTAAATGTATTTCCTATTGGAGCATTGTCAAAAGGGCTAAAGGGAGAGGAACTAAGTGAAATCGGGGAGCTCAAATTTGCAGGTGCAGTTGCACTTTCAGATGATGGCAGACCTGTCGGTAACTCCTCATTAATGAAAAAGGCAATGCAATATGCTTCAATGTTTGATATAACTATTATTTCACATTGTGAAGACCTTGACCTGGTAGATGAAGGCCTTATGAATGAAGGATATCAGTCATCAATTCTTGGTTTGAAAGGCAATCCTGCTCCCGCTGAAGAAGTAATGATTGCAAGGGATTTGATACTTGCAGAGTATACAAAGGCAACAATTCACATTGCCCATGTAAGCACAGAGCTGGGAGTTGATTTAATAAGAAATGCAAAAAGAAGAGGTGTAAAAGTTACGGCTGAAACGTGTCCGCATTATTTTACACTGACAGATAATGCTTGTGAAGGGTTTAATACAAATGCAAAGGTAAATCCTCCGCTAAGGACGCAAAAGGATGTGGATGCAATAATTCAAGGCCTGAAGGATGGCACCATTGATATTATCTCAACAGACCACGCCCCCCATCATATAGACGAAAAAAATGTAGAATTCAAGATTGCCGCAAATGGAATGGTTGGCTTTGAAACAGCTTTTCCCTTGGCAGTAACCTATCTGGTTAAACCCGGACACCTTTCCCTGAAAGAACTTGTATACAAAATGAGTTTTAATCCATCACAAATGCTTGGACTAAATAAAGGTACTATCGAAGTCGGAAAACTTGCTGATTTGATAATTTTCGATTTAAATGAAGAGTACAAGGTTAATATTACAGAATTCGAATCAAAGAGCAAGAATTCACCATTTAACGGTTTATTACTTTATGGTCAGCCCCAGTATACCATTGTGGGTGGAACCCCTGTAGTAAGAAAAAAGGTACTGTTGTAAAAAAAATTATTATACATTGGGCTTTTCAAGCAGTGATAATTATGAATGCCCGGAAATGGAGATAAAAATGTTTATTGACAGACTTATAGAGAGTATTCAGGAAAAAAATAATCCCACAGTTGTAGGTTTAGACCCCAAGATTGAATATGTGCCTACTTTTATTAAAGAAAAAGCCTTTAAGGAATACGGTAAAAACTTAAAGGGTGCTTCTGAAGCAATTTTAAACTTTAATAAAATGATAATTGATTCAATATATGATCAGGTTCCCGCAGTTAAGCCACAGCTTGCTTACTATGAAATGTATGGAATTGATGGATTGATTGCTTTCCAGGAAACCTGTAAATATGCAAAAAGTAAGGGTTTGATCGTTATAGCAGATGGAAAGAGAAATGATATTGGCACAACTGCCGAGGCCTATTCAAAGAGTTTTCTGGGCGAGACAGAAATAGACGATGGAGTAAAGCAAAAGGTTTTTGATGTAGATGCTCTTACAGTTAGTCCATATTTAGGAATTGATGGTGTTAAACCTTTTATTCAGGACTGCATTAATTATGACAAGGGAATATTCGTGCTGGTAAAAACATCCAACAAATCTTCGGGGCAGCTTCAAGATATTGTAACTCAACAATGCAAAAGTATTTATGAAGTTATGGGCGGTTATGTACAGGAATGGGGAAAACCTCTCATGGGCAAATATGGCTATAGCAGTGTTGGAGGAGTGGTTGGAGCAACATACCCTAATCAGGCCAAGTTGTTAAGGTCAATTATGAAAAATGCATATTTTCTGGTTCCGGCGTACGGTGCACAGGGAGGAACAGCAAGAGATTGTGCAAACTCATTTAACAGGGATGGACTTGGGGCAATTGTTAGTGCATCCAGAAGTGTAATTTGTGCATATAAGTCTGATACATGGAAGAATGAATATACCGAAGAGAAGTTTGCAGAAGCTTCGAGAGCAGAGGTTCTTAGAATGAAGGAAGATTTGAACACTGCACTTGGCAGGTAATCAGATATTAATAGAAGACACAGAGGTGAAAATATGAAGGCTTTTTTATTACTGGAAGATGGAACTATATTCGAAGGCAACAGCTTCGGAATGGAAGGAAAAGTAGTTGGTGAGGTGGTTTTTAATACGGGTATGACAGGTTATCAGGAGGTTCTGACAGATCCGTCCTACTGCGGACAAATCGTATGTATGACATACCCTTTAATTGGCAACTATGGCGTAAACATAGAAGATATTGAATCCTTGAAACCACAGGTTAAGGGGTTTATAGTAAGAGAGCTTTGTAAAACTCCAAGTAACTGGAGATCAATTGAAACCTTGAATGAATATCTCAAAAGAAATGAGATAACAGGTCTTGAGGGCATTGATACAAGAGCATTAACAAGGATTCTGCGTGACAATGGCACTATGAAGGGTACTATAATTACAGCGGAACAGCTGGAAAATATACAGGAAGAACTTACAAATGTAAACAGCTATACAGTCAGCAATCCGGTGCTACAGGTAACTACACGTGAGATAAAGCACTACGAAGGAGAAGGATACAAAATAGCACTTCTGGATTACGGTCTTAAACAGAATATTGTAAGATCACTGTTAAACAGGGGCTGCGAAGTATATGTTTTCCCGGCAACAGCAACAGCGGATGAGGTTTTGGGGGTAGATCCCGATGGAATAATGCTCTCTAACGGACCCGGAAGCCCAAGGGAATGTCAGTTCCAAATAGATACTATAAAAAAGCTTATCGGCAAAAAGCCAATATTCGGAATTTGCCTTGGACATCAGCTTGCAGCCTTGGCCAACGGAGCCAATGCCATAAAGCTCAAATACGGGCATAGGGGCTGCAACCATCCTGTAAAAGATATTGAAAAGGATCTCACCTACATTACTTCCCAAAACCATGGATACACGATTGTTGAAGAATCACTTAATAAAGAAACTATGACTGTAAGTCATAAAAATATGAATGACGGAACCATCGAAGGAATAAAGTACAAAAACGCTCCGCTCTTCACTGTGCAATTTCATCCGGAAGCATCACCGGGGCCGGAAGACACAGCATATTTGTTCGACGAGTTCATTAAAATGATAGATTATTCAAAAAATATTTTATAAAAGAAGCTGGAGGGATAATATACATGCCAAAACGTAATGATATTCATAAAGTATTGGTTATCGGGTCCGGTCCGATAATAATTGGTCAGGCCGCAGAATTTGACTATGCCGGAACTCAGGCGTGTCAGGCACTCAAGGAAGAAGGAATAGAGGTAGTGCTGGTAAACAGTAATCCTGCCACCATAATGACCGATACGAATATAGCAGACAAGGTTTATATAGAACCGCTTAAAGCGGAAGTAGTAAAAAATATAATACGATGTGAAAAACCTGATAGCATTTTACCTACACTGGGCGGCCAAACAGGCCTGAACCTGGCAATGGAACTTGCAGAATCAGGTTTTTTGCAGGAGCAGGGAGTAAAGCTTCTGGGAACCGCCACCGAGGCTATAAAAATGGCAGAAGACCGACAGGATTTTAAGGATACCATGGAGCGTATAGGCGAACCCTGTATTGCAAGCAAGGTTGTTACCACAATAGAGGATGCAATTGCATTTGCACGTGAGATTGATTACCCCGTTATTGTAAGACCTGCATATACACTGGGAGGAACAGGTGGAGGAATCGTCAATAATGAAGAAGAACTGCGGGAAGTAGGAGAAAACGGTTTAAGACTCAGCCGTGTTCACCAGGTTTTAATTGAAAAATGCATATCAGGATGGAAGGAAATAGAATATGAAGTAATAAGAGACGGTAAAGGAAACGTTATAACTGTATGCAACATGGAGAATATTGATCCGGTTGGAGTACATACAGGGGACAGCATAGTTGTTGCACCTTCTCAGACTCTTGCAGACAAGGAATATCAGATGCTGAGAACCTCGGCATTAAAAATAATATCAGCCTTGGGAATACAAGGGGGCTGTAATGTACAGTATGCACTTCATCCTACAAGCTTTGAATATGCTGTAATTGAAGTAAATCCCAGAGTAAGCAGATCTTCGGCACTGGCCTCCAAGGCAACGGGATACCCTATAGCAAAGGTTGCTTCAAAGATTGCGATAGGCTATGGTCTTGATGAAATAAAAAATGCAGTAACCGGAAAGACGTATGCATGTTTTGAACCAACTCTTGACTATGTCGTAGTAAAAATACCAAAATGGCCATTTGATAAATTTGTAAAGGCAAAGAGAACACTGGGAACCCAGATGAAGGCAACTGGAGAGGTAATGTCTATAAGCAGCTCCTTTGAGGCGGCATTAATGAAAGCAATACGTTCCCTAGAACTGGGAATATTTACACTGGAGCAGGACATATATAAAAATCTTGAAGGCAGCGAGATTGTGCAAAAGCTTCATGACATAAACGATGAAAGAATATTTGTCATAGCAGAAGCAATAAGACGTTCTATAACAGTTGAAGATATTCATGAAATAACCAAGATAGATTATTTCTTCCTTTGCAAGATAAAAGAGCTTGTAATAATGGAAGAAAAGCTTAAAAATGTAAGTAAGGATCAGCTAAATAAGGATGTCCTAAAAAAGGCAAAGAAAATGGGCTTTACAGACACGATAATCGCCAAGCTGTCAGGGATTCCTCAAAAAGAGATAACCGAACTGAGAAAGCAGAAAAATATTATAGCGGCATATAAAATGGTTGACACCTGTGCAGCTGAGTTTGAGGCTGTGACACCATACTACTACTCAACCTATGATGATTTTTCAGAGGTTAAGGAATCCCAAAAAGAAAAAGTTCTGGTTCTTGGGTCAGGCCCAATAAGAATAGGTCAGGGAATAGAATTTGACTACTGCTCTGTACACTCTGTATGGGCTTTAAAGGAATTGGGTTATGAAACAATAATTGCAAACAATAATCCTGAAACGGTAAGTACTGATTTTGATACCGCTGACAGGCTTTACTTTGAACCATTGACGGCCGAAGATGTGGCAAATATTGTTGAGGCTGAAAAGCCCAAAGGAGCTATAGTACAGTTCGGTGGACAAACTGCCATCAAGCTCACAAAGGCTCTGGATGATATGGGAGTAAAAATATTTGGTACAGAAGCTAAAAATGTAGATGCTGCCGAGGATAGGGAAAAATTTGATGAAATACTCGAAAAGACAGATATTCCAAGACCTCAGGGCAAGACAATATTCACTCTTGATGAAGCAATAGCAGCAGCAAATGAACTGGGCTACCCGGTACTTGTCAGGCCTTCCTATGTACTTGGAGGGCAAGGTATGGAAATAGCTTACAATGACAAGGATGTTAAAGAGTTTATGGAGATTATAAACAGAACTGTTCAGGAGCATCCTATACTTATTGACAAATATATGATGGGTAAGGAAATCGAGGTTGACGCCATATGTGACGGTGAAGAGATATTAATACCCGGTATTATGGAACATCTTGAGAGAGCAGGGGTTCATTCAGGTGACAGCATATCTGTATATCCTACACAGACTCTAAGCGACAAGGTTAAGGAGGTTGTAGTAGATTACACTATAAAACTTGCAAAGGCCTTGAATGTAATAGGAATGGTAAATATCCAGTATGTTTTATACAACAACCAGGTTTATGTAATAGAGGTAAATCCAAGATCAAGCCGCACTGTTCCTTATATCAGCAAAGTAACAGGAATTCCTATGGTAAATCTTGCAACAAAGGTAATGATGGGTAAGAAGCTTAAAGACTTCAAGTACGGAACGGGATTATACAGAGAACCCGGATATGTTTCAGTTAAGGTTCCCGTATTTTCCTTTGAAAAGCTCGATGAAGTTGACACAAGCCTTGGGCCTGAAATGAAGTCAACAGGTGAGGTGCTTGGAATAGCGGACAATTTACCCGAAGCTTTGTACAAAGGCATTATAGCGTCAGGAATCAAGCTTCCAAAGTCGGGTGACGGAATACTTATGACAGTGAGAGACACCGACAAGCCTGAGTTGATTCATATTGCTGAGGAATTTGAAAAGTTGGGCTTCACCCTCTATGCAACAGGCAAGACTGCAAATATGCTTAATAACAACGGAATAGCAACAAATGCGGTAAGAAAGCTGGATGAAGGCTCGCCAAACATTATTGAACTAATTCACGCAGGCAAGCTTTCAATGATAATAAATACCCCCACAAAGGGAAGAAACTCAGACAGAGATGGTTTCAAAATAAGAAGAAAAGCAGTTGAAATGTCAATACCATGCCTCACCTCGCTTGATACGGCAGAAGCAATTATTAAGTGCCTCAAGCTCGGCAAGACCGAAGGTGAGCTTGAAGTTCTGAATTTAAGCATATTTGACGAGTAAAATACCGGAGGTAAATATGGGTAAGATTCTAAAGGAACAGATTGTAAGCACACAAATGCTATGCAAGGATGTCTTTAAAATGACTATCAAGTCTGAGTACGTTGCTTCTAATGCAAAACCGGGTCAGTTTGCTAATATCAGATGCGGTGGGTTAGATGCAATGCTCAGACGTCCTATAAGCATTTGCGATGTAAATAAGTCTCAAGATACGTTTGATATAGTTATTCAGGTAAAGGGAAGCGGTACCGAAAAGCTTTGCAGTATGTGTCAGGGAGATGTTGACATAATGGCACCTCTGGGAAATCCTTTTACAATAGGAGATAAGTATAAAAATATATGTGTTGTGGGAGGTGGTATTGGAACCTTCCCACTCCTTTATCTGCTAAAATCCTCCCAATCAATTCACAAGACTGCTTTACTTGGATTCAGAAACAAGGAAGCAGTTGTTCTGGAGGATAAATTCAAGGCTGCCGCAGACACTGTGGAAATAGCTACAGATGACGGGTCATATGGGAAAAAGGCCTTTGTGACAGAATTGCTTGAGGAGAAAATTATGTCCCAAAAGCCTGATATTATCTATACCTGCGGGCCGACTATAATGATGCAGAAGGTCGCGACTATTGCCGAGAAAAATGGAATCCCATGTCAGGTGTCTCTGGAACAACGAATGGGGTGTGGTATAGGTGCATGTCTGGTTTGTGCCTGCAAAACGAAAAAAAGTGATGACTGGGGATTCGGCCATGTTTGTAAGGATGGGCCTGTATTCTGGAGCACGGACATATACTGGGACTAATTAGGAGGGTATTGATTTATGTCAAATAGGATAGATTTAAGTGTAGATATTGCAGGAATCCGGTTTAACAACCCTGTTATAATGGCATCCGGTACCTATGGTTTTGGTAAGGAATACAGCGAGTATGTTGATTTGAATCAAATCGGAGGAATTTCCGTAAAGGGGCTTACTCTCAAGGAAAGAAAAGGCAACAAGCCGCCTAGAATAGCGGAAACTCCTGCAGGTATACTTAACAGTGTAGGGTTGCAAAATCCGGGAGTTGAAAGTTTCATAAAGGATGATTTGCCGTTTTTGAAAAATCATAAAACTAAAATAATTGCAAACATTGCCGGAAATACTATAGAAGAATACTGTGAAATGGCGGAAATACTAGCCAGTTCAGGTGTAGATGCCATAGAAATGAATGTGTCGTGTCCGAACGTTAAGGCAGGGTGCCTTGCTTTTGGGACTACGCCCAAAGGCATAGAGGAAATTACATCTGCAGTAAAAAAGTACTGTAAGCAGCCATTGATAGTAAAGCTGACTCCAAATGTCTCCGACATTAGGTCGATAGCAGTGGCTGCCGAGGGGGCAGGTGCAGACTGTATATCACTTATAAACACAATATTGGGACTTGCAATCGATATAAATAAAAAGAAACCAATTTTAGCAAACAATTTTGGAGGCCTTTCAGGCCCTGCGGTAAAGCCTATTGCATTAAGAATGGTATATGAAGCTGCACACTCGGTTAAAATACCTGTAATAGGAATGGGAGGAATTAGCTCATGGGAGGATGCCATAGAATTCATTCTGGCAGGAGCATCAGCTATAATGGTTGGTACAGCAAATTTCGTTAACCCCATAGTTCCGATAGAAATAATAAGCGGAATTGAAAAGTATCTTCAAAGTAATGGACATACAAATGTAAACGAAATTGTGGGAAAGCTTGAGTTAAATGACTGATAAATTTGCTATAATTAATATTGTTGTATTATATTTATAATATTGGAGGTACTCATGAAAACAAGGCTTATATTTGTAAGACATGCGGAGGCAGAAGGTAATTTCAACAGAGTATTTCATGGATGGTATGACAGTAGGGTTACGGAAAAAGGGCATAAGCAAGCAAAGGCAGTAGCAGAAAGACTTGCGGATTTGCCTATTGACATAATTTATTCAAGCAGCTTGACAAGAACCCTGCAGACAGCACAGTATATAGCTGATGTTAAAAAACTCCCTATTATCCGAACTGACAAAATGAAGGAAATCAACGGTGGCGACTGGGAAGATGTGGCATGGGAAGTACTTCCCCAAAAATACCCAAATGAAAACTACACATGGGAAAACGAACCCCATATGCATCAGATGCCTAACGGTGAAAACATGGAGGAATTCTATAACCGCCTTATGAAGGAAGTTATGAATATAATCAATCAGAATAAGGGGAAGAGTATATGCATAGTCACACACGGTACTGCTATAAGGGCAATGCTCTGCAGGTTTTACGGCAAGTCTCTAAAGTATATGAAAAATGTGCTGTGGCATGATAATACATCAGTAACCATTGTCGATTATAATGATGAAAATGATGAGTTCCAGGTTGTACTTGAAGGTGGTATTGAACATTTAGGTGAGGAGTTGAGTACTATTCAGAATCAGGAATGGTGGCAAAACTACATGGAGTCAAGGCAAAAAAATAATTAACTTTTGGGGGAGTTAAAATGGAAAAAAGTAATCTTATAAATTGGTTATTTAAAACCAATGCTGTAAGGATATGTCCTGAAAACAAGCCATTTTGGTATACGTCATCCAAAATTGGCCCTTACTACATAAATACACATTTTCTTTATGGCAGTGAAGAAAAGGCAAATAGTCTTTTAAAAGTAATTGATGTATGCAAAGAAAATAAAATGGACTGTTCAGAGATAATACTTGAACTTGCCCGTAAGAACTTTGAGACTGACGAGATATACAGAGGCCTCATAACAATGATGTGTGAGTATATAAAGAGTAATATTAATATAAAAAATGTAGGATATATTTCAGGTGGAGAAAGAAGAGACTGGTTCTTCTCGCTGATAATAGCTGATATTCTCAAAATACCTCACATAACAATATTCAAAGATTTGACAGCTGTACTGTATAAAGATGGTATATCATCAGATGTAGCTGACCTTAGAGGAGCAAATGTACTTCATATAGCGGATATAATAACGGAAGCTTCCAGCTATGTGCGTGCATGGATTCCGGCTGTTAATAAACTAAATGGTAATTTGAAATACAGTCTTGTAGTAATTGACAGATTACAGGGAGGTACTGAAAAGTTAAAGGATGCAAGTGTTGAATCCCACGCACTTATGAATGTGGATAAGGGTCTTTTTGACGGTGCACTTACGGGTGGGCATATTTCATCCGAGCAATATGCCTTGCTTATGAAATATCTTGACAATCCAACAGGCACTATGAAGGAGTTCTTAATTAACCATCCTGAGTTTCTGGAGAATTCCCTTAATGCAGATCCCAGGACCGCTGAAAGAGCTCGTATCTGCATAGAACAGGATATTTATGGTCTGAAATAAATAATTGCTGAATACATATACCATTGAAAGAATATGGAATTCAATAAAGAACTCGATAGGGTTGGAGTGATTTAATGAAGAGATTTGTATTTGTAGCATCCATAGTATTGGCAGTTGGCTTTGTAGCAATATTATGCTACAGCCACTTTGCTTTTCAGGATGCTTTTTTCTTTCTCAGGGGTGAGGTTAAAATTGAGAAAATAGTTTGTCAAGGGGATATGGACGGGGATGGTATTCCCGACAACGATGATATTGTACGGGGTGCCAGAATGGAGATAGCCAACAGGACAAAGTACCAAAGTACTTACTATGAGGGAGGATATCCGCCAAAATCAGAAGGGGTATGTACAGATGTTGTGTGGAGAGCACTCAAAAATGCAGGATACGACCTGAAGGCACATATGGATGCTGATATTTCAAGAAATACATCAGATTACAAAAGTGGTGTTATTATACCTGATCAAAATATAGATTTCAGGCGTGTAAAGAACCAGTATGTTTTTTTCAAAAGGTATGCTACCAATCTTACTACAGAGGTAAAGCCATTTGACAGGAAAAACTTATATGAATGGCAACCCGGTGATATAGTAATACTGAAAAACAGTGACCATGTTGCTATTATATCGGATAAACGCAGGAGAGATGGAGTCCCCGCTATAATACACAACTCCAGCACTTTTCCAATGGAAGAAAACTTGCTTGTAAAATGGAGCAAAAATGGCCGGATAATAGGGCATTTCAGGTTCCCGCAAAATGATTTGGAATAAAAATGGAAGAAGGGATTTGGTGTGGCAACTCAAAAAACAAATGTTATGAGAATTTTGGATAGTGCGAAAATCAATTATAATATGTATACATACGACAGTAAGGGCGGAGCAATAGACGGTGTTTCAGTAGCCGAAAAGATAGGACAACCTGTTGAAAGAGTTTATAAAACACTGGTAACCAGAGGAAACAGCAAGAACTTTTTTGTATTTGTAATTCCGGTAAGCAAGGAACTTAACCTGAAAGCTGCTGCAAAAGCAGTTGGGGAGAAGTCCATAGAGATGATAAGAGTGGATGAAATCAATAAGGTTACAGGCTACATAAGGGGAGGCTGTTCGCCCATAGGGATGAAGAAAGACTTCAAAACAGTAATTGATAGTACTTGTAAAAACCTTGCTACAATTATTTTCAGCGGGGGGAAAATAGGTTTTCAGGTTGAGGTTAACCCAAAGGAATTGGTAAATTTCATAAAAGCGGGTGTGGAAAACATAACTGAATAAAGGCAATAAAACAATGCCACAGATAATGACGAAAATCTTAAAAGTAATAAAAGACGTATAAATGAAAAATTCTAGCTTTGAGGGATTTGGGGAATAAAATAAATGTTTACAATTTAATACAAATAATATAATATATACCTATAATAATTTATTAGGAGGGGTATATATGAAAAAACATCTTGTAATTCTCTTGGTTATGTGTATGCTCTTTACCAGTTGTTTTCCCATGCTGGTAATCCAAGCTGAGGGCTTGGAGGATCTTCCTGCACCACAGGACCGTTATTTGTGGTCAATAGCAGCAAATGACAATGGGCTTTTTGTGGCTGTTGGAGATTACGGTATTGTTAGGTTAACAGAAAATGGCATGGATTGGAAGGATATTCAGCTTCCAACGGATTCACAGCTAAACTCAGTTGCCAGCAGAGGAATTCAGTTTGTAGCAGTAGGTGATTTTGGTGCAATTTATACTTCAGAAGAAGGTTATGACTGGAAAGAGGTAATGCCTCCAAAGTTTGATTACAATCTTACTTCTGTAGTATCAAACGGAAAAATTTTCGTTGCTTCAGGAAGTGATGGAGCGATTCTTTACTCAGAAGACGGATATAACTGGGTAAAGGTTGAAAAAGCATACACATCCTATAAAGAGACTATCCCCAATATAACAAGTCTTTTATGGAACGGAAGTGTATTCTATGCTTTGACTGATGTTGGGACAAGCCTGATATCAGAGAATGGTATCGATTGGAAAGAACAAGAAATCTATACGGCAGTTGAGACTAAATATGGTTTTTCATTGAAAGATGTTACCTGGGGTAATGATATGTTTGTTGCTACAGGTGAAAAGGGTAAAATTCATGTATCATATGACGGCGTGTACTGGAAACCGGTTTTCCAAGACGAAAAGGCATCCTTTAGAAATGTAGTTTGGAGCGAGTCTGAAAATGGTTTCTTTGCAACCGGAACTCGTGGACTTATTAGTTTTTCAAAGGATGGTTTCGGATGGGATAGAATATCAAAGGAAAATTTGTCGCATTATGCAGTAGAGCATATGGCAACGTTCAGAGATATATCTATTGCTATAGGCGGGGGTGGATTAATAACCAGAATCACATATCTTAATCACACCGTTGAAGTTATAAATGCAGGAGCAGATGATGGTTATCAGCTATATGATGTCACCTCTGGCGAAAGAACCTTAGTAGCCGTGGGTACTGACGGAAGAATAAGAAGATCAACTGATGGCGGTTTAACGTGGTCATACTTTAACCTTACTACAATTGATGACTTGGTTGATATCGATTACGGAGAAGGAGCTTATGTCGCAGTCGGACCCGGTGGTACAATCATCAGGTCTACTGATGGAGGGAAAAACTGGTACGCACCAATAACCGGCCTTGGTAATGATATAGAAGGTGTTACATATTCAAGAGGAAAATTTATTGCTGTTGGAAGCAACGGACTTATTCTTACATCAGGTAATGCAGGTGCTACATGGAACGACAATGTTGTTTCACCCCCGGTTAAATTGAATAAGGGTGAATATAACGGAAGTACATATGTTGTTGTTGGAAACAACGGTAAAATATTTACTTCTATTGATGGAGTAAACTGGACTGAACAAAGATCAGGAACTAATAAAAACCTTAAAAGTGTCGTTTGGGACGGTAGAAAATTTATAGCAGTGGGAGACAACGGTACAATAATTACTTCACCTGATGGCATAACATGGTCAACTTCAGTTTCAGGTTTCCAGACTAATTTTACTGATATTACTGTTTATGGGTTAGATACTTGG
This genomic stretch from Ruminiclostridium cellulolyticum H10 harbors:
- a CDS encoding orotate phosphoribosyltransferase; the encoded protein is MEKSNLINWLFKTNAVRICPENKPFWYTSSKIGPYYINTHFLYGSEEKANSLLKVIDVCKENKMDCSEIILELARKNFETDEIYRGLITMMCEYIKSNINIKNVGYISGGERRDWFFSLIIADILKIPHITIFKDLTAVLYKDGISSDVADLRGANVLHIADIITEASSYVRAWIPAVNKLNGNLKYSLVVIDRLQGGTEKLKDASVESHALMNVDKGLFDGALTGGHISSEQYALLMKYLDNPTGTMKEFLINHPEFLENSLNADPRTAERARICIEQDIYGLK
- a CDS encoding DUF1287 domain-containing protein, which codes for MKRFVFVASIVLAVGFVAILCYSHFAFQDAFFFLRGEVKIEKIVCQGDMDGDGIPDNDDIVRGARMEIANRTKYQSTYYEGGYPPKSEGVCTDVVWRALKNAGYDLKAHMDADISRNTSDYKSGVIIPDQNIDFRRVKNQYVFFKRYATNLTTEVKPFDRKNLYEWQPGDIVILKNSDHVAIISDKRRRDGVPAIIHNSSTFPMEENLLVKWSKNGRIIGHFRFPQNDLE
- the ybaK gene encoding Cys-tRNA(Pro) deacylase, with the translated sequence MATQKTNVMRILDSAKINYNMYTYDSKGGAIDGVSVAEKIGQPVERVYKTLVTRGNSKNFFVFVIPVSKELNLKAAAKAVGEKSIEMIRVDEINKVTGYIRGGCSPIGMKKDFKTVIDSTCKNLATIIFSGGKIGFQVEVNPKELVNFIKAGVENITE
- a CDS encoding sialidase family protein, giving the protein MKKHLVILLVMCMLFTSCFPMLVIQAEGLEDLPAPQDRYLWSIAANDNGLFVAVGDYGIVRLTENGMDWKDIQLPTDSQLNSVASRGIQFVAVGDFGAIYTSEEGYDWKEVMPPKFDYNLTSVVSNGKIFVASGSDGAILYSEDGYNWVKVEKAYTSYKETIPNITSLLWNGSVFYALTDVGTSLISENGIDWKEQEIYTAVETKYGFSLKDVTWGNDMFVATGEKGKIHVSYDGVYWKPVFQDEKASFRNVVWSESENGFFATGTRGLISFSKDGFGWDRISKENLSHYAVEHMATFRDISIAIGGGGLITRITYLNHTVEVINAGADDGYQLYDVTSGERTLVAVGTDGRIRRSTDGGLTWSYFNLTTIDDLVDIDYGEGAYVAVGPGGTIIRSTDGGKNWYAPITGLGNDIEGVTYSRGKFIAVGSNGLILTSGNAGATWNDNVVSPPVKLNKGEYNGSTYVVVGNNGKIFTSIDGVNWTEQRSGTNKNLKSVVWDGRKFIAVGDNGTIITSPDGITWSTSVSGFQTNFTDITVYGLDTWNPGGYRIIATGLSGKTYGSNDGIKWFPVASQVSTNLNGTVWCNGKYVSVGCHECITVSNDGINWTQVLGHY